TTTTCCTAAATCGTTATGTTCTGCCATGTTTTTTTTGTTTCAAGTTTCAAGTTTCAAGTTTTTGCACGCAAAGACGCGAAGTCACCAAGAATATTAAAACTTTGCGACTTCGCGTTTGTGCGAGATTTTATGTGGTATTGTTAGATTCGCTTAAATCATAAGCAATGCGATATTACCTTTTAAAAGTAACCGTACTTCCAGAAGCAGTAACTTCTATAGAAACAGTATTTCCCATAATTAAAGCTCTGTTGTCTCTAATATGGCCGGCTGGGAAATTAAAAATTACGGGAATATTGTATTTTTTCGTTACATCATCAATAATTTCTAGGGCATTTTTTCCCCAAGGCACTTCATTGTCTTTCATGCTTGTCATTCCGCCAATGATAATTCCTTTTAGATTTTCGATACATCCGTTACGTCTTAGATTCATCATCATACGGTCTATATGATACAGATATTCGTCTAAATCTTCAATAAATAAAATTTTATCCTTGCAGTCAATTGCCGATGGTGATCCTAATAAACTATATAAAATAGATAAATTACCGCCTACTAATTCTCCAGTTGCACTTCCGAAACGATTCATGGGAGTTGGACTGATAGAGTAGGAAATAGGTTCGTTAAATAAAGCGGCTTTTAACGAGCTTACCGCATCTGGAGTCGCTCTTGGAACTGTTACCGGCATAATGCCATGAATAGATTTGTAACCCATCGTATTCAAATGATTATGAAGAACCGTTACATCGCTAAAACCAATAACCCATTTTGGATGCTGTTTGAATTTGGTAAAATCTAATAAGTCTAACATTCTAACAGTTCCGTACCCGCCTCGTACACACCAGATTGCTTTAATATTCGGATTGTCTAATTGCTTTTGAAAATCAGCAGCTCTTTGCTCATCTGTTCCAGCCAATTGATGATAATCTAATCCAATTGTAGATCCAATTACGGCTTCTAAACCCCAACTATGCAATAAATCTATTGTTGGTTTTAAATTGTCATCAATGTTTTTTCTTGCTGTTGCCAAAAGAGCGACAGTATCTCCTTTTTGTAAATAAGGTGGTGTTATCATGTTTTGTTGAGATTGACAGTTGAATGATTGCAAAGCAAAAATAAGAAATGCGAGTTTACAAAAGACAAAGTGTTTCTTTATATAGTGAAAGCAGTTTTTATTCATTTTTTTCTTTTGCTTAAAATTATAAAATTAATCTTTAAGGTTTAATAATTTAACCTCCATATTGTTTTTGCAGCTCAGCCAAAAACAACATCAAACCTTTGTCAGCTTCTTCAGACTGCACATTGGCAAATAAGATAAAAGCTTTATCGATGTCTTTGCAAATATACACTTTGGTTAAAAATGTTCCTGGATTTCCGTAGTGAAAAGAATATTTTAGGCCCGATTTTTCATTTATTTCAGAATACCATCCAAAAGAAAATTCTGGAAAACCAAAATGCATTTTATTAAATTCTTCTTCAGATAGTACTTTTGATTTTCCTAAGAGACCTTGTAATTGCATCTGCGTAAATTTGCAAAAATCAGGAAGATTGACATTGATATTTCCTGCCGAGGAAAGCCAATTTAATTTATAATTCACTAATGATTTTTCAGGCTTCAAATTTTCATCATGTCCCCAAGGCTGGTTTATATCAGTAACGTTTGGCTGTCCAAAACCGAAGTTAATATTTAGCTTTTTACCCAATTCTTGCACTAAACTTTCATAACTTTTTCCAGTTGCTTTCTCGAGCATTAAGCCTGCAGCAACAAAACTGGGATTGGAACCATACCATTCTTGTTTTTCAGAAACAATTTGTTTTTGCTTAAAAAACCAGCTTATAAATTCATAACGCTGTTCTTGATTATTTCCTTTAATTTCTTGTTGATTTGGAGTTTCATTTCCGTAAGACCAAGTCGGAATTGGTGCTCTAAATGTCAAGAAATCTTGCAAGGTTACATTATAAATTTCTGGATTACTTTCTGCTTTTAATTCAGGATATAAGTCAAAAAATTTGGTATTCCACTTTATTTTTCCTTCTTTAACTAAAGTCGTTGCAATATAACTTGTGATTGTTTTTGTGATGGATCCTAAACGAAAAATATCATTAATTTTTGCTTTATGAGAAGACTTATAACGCTGAAATCCTAAAACCTCAATTTCAAGAACAGAATCTGAAGAAACAACTGCATACGCCAATTCTGGAATTTTATATTGTTTTCTGATTTCCTCTGCTCGAGAACCATTTTTTTGCCCGTAAAATGGATTTATAAAGCTCAAGAATAAAGCAAAAAACAGTATTTTTTTCATGTTATAAATTATCAGATTTTTGGAGCAATATACAAGACTTTTGTTAGAAACAAATCTAATATTTTAAATTTAATTTAAGTAAAAATCTTACAAAATAATTAATTTTGTCTTTTTAAAAAATCTTCTCTATGCCGTTAAAATATAAATTCTGTTCGATTTTTCTTTTTTCGTTGACCGTTCTATTTAGCCAACCCAAAAAATACAAAATCCACACCATAGCTTTTTACAATTTTGAAAATCTTTACGACACGGTAAATGATGAATTTACAAATGATGACGAATGGACGCCAAATGGAGCACAACGTTGGACAACAGAAAAATACCAGCAGAAATTAAAAAACTTAGCAAGGGTTATTTCTGAAATAGGAATGCCCGAAAATTCAAATGCGCCAACCTTAATTGGTGGAGCTGAAATAGAAAATCGTGGCGTTCTAGAAGATTTAATAAAAGAACCAAAGCTATTGCCACTAGATTTAGGAATCATTCATTTTGATTCTCCAGACAAACGAGGAATCGATGTGGCTTTGCTATATCAGAAAAAATATTTTAGACCCACTTCTTATTCGAATATTCCTTTAATTATTTATAAAAAAGAAATTATCAAAAAAGAGCAAGAAGAGGAAGTTTTGGATGACGAAATTGAAGTAAAAAAAGAAGATAAAAATCGAGTTTTTACAAGAGACCAGCTTTTGGTTTCGGGATTTTTGGAAGGCGAAGAAATACATATTATTGTCAATCACTGGCCGTCCAGATCTGGTGGAGAAAAAGCAACAATGATATTTCGTGAAGCCGCAGGAAAATTGAACCGAAAAATTATCGATTCATTACAGCAAATTAATCCGCAGGCAAAAGTATTGACAATGGGAGATTTTAATGATGGACCATTTAATAAAAGTATAAAAACAGGGTTAGGAGCTAAGGGAATAAAATCTGAAGTAGCTGAATTTGATGTTTTTAATCCGTTTGAAGAGCTTGCTAAAAAAGGCTTAGGAACTATTGCTTATCGGGACTCTTGGAATATTTTTGATCAAATTATCATGACAGAATCTTTAATTAAAGCCGATTTTTCGACTTTTAATTTTTGGAAAGCAGGTATTTTCAATAAGCCTTATCTTATTCAGAATTTTGGGGCTTATAAAGGTTATCCTTTACGGAATACACTCAGCGAAGCAGGTTTTAGTGATCATTTTCCGGTTTATATTTATTTGATAAAAGAGTTTTAAAGGTAGAAAAGCACTGCAGTGCGTCTAACATTTTTCAGAAATTAAATTACATAACTATACACACACTGCGGTGCGTCTCTACAATTTCACTAACTTAGCTTTTCATAATTTAGTATTAAAAAAATGGCTATAGCAAAACCTTTTAACCTCACGCAATGGATTGACGAAAATCGTCATTTACTTAAACCGCCTGTTGGAAATAAAAATCTTTATGTTGATTCTGGAGATTATATTGTAATGATTGTTGCAGGTCCAAATGCACGAAAAGATTATCATTATAACGAAACAGAAGAGCTTTTTTATCAGTTGGAAGGAAGCATTAAGGTTGTCATTCAGGAAGATGGACAGCGTAAAGAAATGGAATTAAATGCAGGCGATATGTATTTGCATCCTGCAAAAGTGCCGCATTCTCCTGTCCGTTCAGAAGGTTCTATCGGACTTGTGATCGAAAGAAAACGTGCAGGACAAGGTTTTACAGATGGCTTGCTTTGGCATTGCGATAACTGCAATCATAAATTATATGAAGTATATTTTGAATTGCATAATATCGAAAAAGACTTTCTTCCTCATTTTGAACATTTTTACAATTCAGAAGAATTAAGAACTTGTGATAATTGCGGAACTGTTATGGAAACAGATTCTAGATTTACGGCTAAGAAATAATATTTTATTTAATAGAAAAACGAAACCCGACAGATTTTTGAAACCTGTCGGGTTTAATTATGTTCTTCGTTTAGGATTTATAAAAAAATAATACTTAGAATCAGTGGCAAAATAAAATTACAACTCAAATTTCTTCCCCTGTTCAGGATAAATAATCTTCAATCCTAAATCATTTTGAGCTTTTAGCTGCTCTTTAATCTTTGCAATATTCTTTGTTGGAGGTTTCAAATGTGTAATAATAATTTTAAAGTTTTCAAGAGAACCTTTTCCTGACAACTCTTCTAGAACATGAAGTTCTTTCATTAAATAATTCGGAGTCAAATGACCAAACAAAAATTTATCTGGCTGTTCATTTGGAAAAGAAACTTCAATAAAAATTCCCTTCAATTGTTTGGCCTTTACCAATGGAGCAACAACTGTCCATAAATCACGAAGATTATTGCTTTTTTCTACTTCATCTGGTCCTGTATCACCCAAATACAAAGCATAATCATTGTTGCTTTTAACTAAGAATGCAGTGCTCTCAAACGGATTAACATGACTTAGAGAAAATGCTTTAACCGTCATTTTAGTATTCGTTAAAGCAGTTTCTTCGCCTAAATTTAAGGTTTGAAAGTGGTATTTTTTTAAAGGAAAACCAGGTCCCGAGTCTCCAAAATTTGCCCAAGTCTGATCGTTAAAATAATGATTTTCCATCATTTCCATGCACTTATTAGTAGCGTAAACCGTCTTTGAAGAATCGGCAGGAGAATTGATGATCAACCCTGAAACATGATCTAAATGGGCATGAGAAATCAAATATCCTTTAATGTATTTTCGTAAAACTTCATTTGTGGAAACTTTAAAAGTTTTCTTTTCTATAGCTTTTTCAATACCAGCATTTACAGTTCCGGCATCAAGGCAGATATAATCGGTGGTATTTGATGGAGCTATTAAATAGGAGGAAAGATTTTTTTCGTCAATTCCGCCCATTACTCCTAAAGGAACTACAGAAAAAGATGGTTTTTCTTTTTGAGAAAATATATTGGTTGTAACTAAAAGAAAACAAAGCAGAAGCCTAACGCAATGGGTCATGATTTTAATTTTAAGTACTGCAAATTTTATTAAATAAATTCAATATTGAGGTTTCGTTTCTGTTAATACTATAAAATAAGCTTAAATTTACTTTCATTTATGAATTAAGTTCAATGAGAAATTAATTCTAAAATAATATCTTTACATAAAAATATAACAATTTTAACCAAAAAAGTTACAATGACAACAATAGCATCGCAATTTGGAATGAAAGAAGCTCTTGAAAAATTGGGCATCAAGACAATAAATGAAGGAACATCAACGGGAATTAATAATTTTTCTTCAGGAGAAATTTTAGAAAGTTATTCGCCAGTTGACGGAAAATTAATTGCTTCGGTCAAAATGTCAACAGCAGCAGATTACGAAAAAACAATTCAAACTGCGGCAGAAGCTTTTAAAACTTTTAGATTAATTCCTGCTCCTCAGCGTGGTGAAATTGTACGTCAGTTTGGGGAAAAATTGAGACAAAATAAGGAAGCGCTTGGTAAATTGGTTTCTTACGAAATGGGGAAATCATTGCAAGAAGGATATGGGGAAGTACAGGAAATGATTGATATTTGCGATTTTGCGGTAGGTTTATCACGCCAGCTTCACGGTCTAACAATGCATTCTGAAAGGCCAGGCCACCGTATGTACGAGCAATATCATCCGTTAGGAATTGTTGGAATTATTTCTGCATTTAATTTCCCGGTTGCAGTTTGGTCTTGGAACACAGCTTTGGCATGGATCTCTGGAGATGTTTGCGTTTGGAAACCTTCAGAAAAGACACCTCTTTGTGGTATTGCTTGCCAAAATATAATTGCTCAAGTTATTAAAGAAAATAATCTTCCAGAAGGAATTTCGTGCTTAATAAACGGAGATTACAAAATAGGGGAGTTATTGACTGCAGACACTCGTATTCCGCTTATTTCTGCGACTGGTTCGACTAGAATGGGAAAAATTGTAGCACAAACTGTTGCAGGAAGACTAGGGAAATCATTATTAGAATTAGGAGGAAATAATGCTATTATTGTTACTCCAGATGCAGATATTAAAATGACGGTTATCGGAGCTGTTTTTGGAGCTGTTGGAACAGCTGGACAACGTTGTACTTCTACTAGAAGATTGATTATTCATGAAAGTATTTATGATAAAGTAAAAGACGCGCTAGTTGCGGCTTATAAACAATTAAGAATCGGAAATCCGCTGGACGAAAATAATCATGTTGGACCACTAATTGATACTCATGCTGTCGAAATGTATGCAGCAGCTTTAAATAAAGTAGTGACTGAAGGCGGAAAAATTTTGGTAGAAGGTGGAGTACTTTCTGGTCAAGGTTACGAAAGTGGTTGTTATGTAAAGCCTGCAATTGCAGAAGCTGAAAATTCATTTGAAATTGTCCAGCACGAAACATTTGCTCCAGTTTTATATTTAATTAAATATTCTGGTGAAGTAGAAAATGCAATCGAAATTCAAAATGGAGTTGCTCAAGGATTATCTTCTGCGATTATGACGAATAATTTACGTGAAGCCGAAAGATTTTTATCTGCAACAGGTTCTGATTGCGGAATTGCTAATGTTAATATTGGAACGTCTGGAGCAGAAATTGGAGGTGCTTTCGGAGGTGAAAAAGAAACTGGAGGCGGACGCGAATCAGGTTCCGATGCTTGGAAAATTTATATGAGACGTCAAACGAATACAATCAATTATACAACGAATCTTCCATTGGCGCAAGGGATCAAATTTGATTTATAATTGCATTAATATATAAAGAAAAAAAGGCTTCCAAATGGAAGCCTTTTTAAGTTAAGTTAGTTTTACTTTTTTATAAGAGTTTGGTTAAATGATCCGTCAACAGTATAAATTTTGGCTAGGTAAGTGCCGGGAATTAAACCGCTTGTATCTATGCTTTCAGAATTTCCGGAGTTAACAACTAGATTTCCAGAGATGTTGTAAATAAGTACTTTTTGTACTTTGTATTCTGGATCTGATAAGTATAATATGCTTGAAACAGGATTTGGATATAAAACGATTTTAGGAGCTTCTGTACTTTCTTTTGCAGTAGTTTCAGTTACAGCAGCCATTCTTAAAGTGTTTCCGCCATAAACTGTACTAATGTAGAATAAGTTGGCTACAGATCCTTTGGTTATGGTATGAGAACCAGCAGCAATTGAAGCGATTACAATTCCGGCAGATGCGGTATAGGAAACATTATCAACTTTAATAGTTCCAGTAAAATTTGAGTCAAAAACCAAAGTTAGGGTAGAAGCGCTGGCTGTTGTATACGTTATTGATGTGCTAGATTCTATTTTTAAACGCTCAGTCAATGTTAATCCATTATAAGTTACAGATCCAGGAGTTGAATTCATGTTTCCTGTAATAGAGTAGAAGGTACTTGTTTTTCCAGATGTTGTAAAATTATGCAGTTCAGATCCACCAGTTGAGCCTGTTGTAACTGTTATTGTTCCTGATGCAGTTACAGGTGTTCCTGCAGTGCCTGACGTTGTTACAGAATAAGATACATTTGCTGTTGGAGTTCCAGTAATAGTTATCGTTTTTGCCGTTGTGTTTTTTACAAAAGACAATCCAGAAGCAGATAATCCTGTTACAGTGGCATCAGTAGCGTTTCCGCCCCAAGTAAATACAATAGATGCAATTGCTGTTCCTGAAGAAACTGTTTGGCTATTGTTGCCAGATGAAGTTAATGTTTGTGTTCCAGCTGGAGTTACTGTTACAGTTCCAGAACCAGTAGCTGGGGAACCACTAGTTCCAGAAGTTGCAATTGAATACGAAACTGTTGCAGTTGGTGTACCCGAAATTGTTATGGTTTTAGAGGTAGTATTTTTTACAAATGTCAGTCCAGAAGCAGGCAATCCTGTTACAGTTGCATCAGTTGCATTTCCGCCCCATGTAAATACGATTGAAGAAATTGCTGTACCGCTTACAACAGTTTGATTGTTGTTTGAGGCAGAAGTTAAAGTTAAAGTCTGTGTTCCAGCAGGTGGATTTCCTTCCCCTTGTACTGCAACTAAAGTTCCAGTATAGTTTGTAAGTGCGGTTTTTAATGCAGTAATGACTAAAGAAGAAGTATCATCCGTTGCGTTATTAAATGTCCATTTTAAATCTCCTCCAGAAACACGTCCTGCATATTGAGTCGTTTTTGTTTTCGCTGCAGCGGGAGTATCGATTACTAAATTTTTCACATACAAATTAGCATCTGTATCAAAGTTGTTGTAAACATTAGCGCCCGATTTAGATTTTACAGCACTGCTCACCGTTTCTCCTCTAGTTGCGGCTACGTAAGCATCAAAATCTGTTGTAGAACTTATTTTTCCTGAAATATTGTACAATGGATTTGGATCGTTGTAAGCTACAAAACGCATATTATTTGTTCCATTTGATGCATCAAAAGTATTGTTGAAAGCTTTTATGCTTCCTCCAGCTTCACCAGAGAATGTTCCCATTGTACCAGCATTATTCACTTGGTTTGCTTCGTCCCAAATATCAGAACCTTGTAGTGAAGTTAGCATTGGGTGCTTACTATTTCTAAAATAGTTTCCTTCAACAAAAAGTGAAGATCCCATAGTTGATCCTGCTCCATATTTAGAAACTCCGTCATAATAGTTGTTATAAATATGGGCTGAATAATAACGTACACGAGGATGGCGTGAGTCGGAGTGGTCAAACCAGTTGTGATGATACGTGATATAAAGTCCAGAAGTTGTTCCTTCACTTAAACCTAAAAGACTTGCTTTTCCATTATCCCAAAAGTGGTTGTACGATAATGTGATATAAGTTGAAGTTTTATTGTCTAATGCACCATCACCTTTTATTTGGTCAGCATCACTACCTGCATTTCCGTAGAACAAATCACAGTTATGAACCCAAACGTGGTCATTGTCCTGCTGCATTCCTACGTTATCTCCAGCAGTACTGTTGCAGTTCATAAATCCAAGATTGCTTACTTCTATGTTGGAAGCCGATTTCAATCGTACTCCCCATCCATTTGCAACGGCATCATCACCGATACCTTCAATTGTAACATAGCTTGCAGCATTGTTTGCATTTTCAATAACAACATCGCCACCTTCCATAACCGTCATATCAGTAATATTTCCGATTAAACGTATAATAAACGGACGTGTATCTTTTCCTTTCTTGATAGCGTAAAGAATATTCTGCAAACCAATGCAAGGATTTGAACTTGCACCAGTAATATTCATCGAAATGGTGTTTTTGGTATTTTGAGTAATGTACAGAATTACGGCATTATCTTTAGGGGTTCCGTCTGCTTTGTATCCTCCAGGAACGCGCCCGCTTTCAAAAGCAAATCCGTTTCTGTCGTGTGCGGTTACAGTTAGATTTCCTGTTGTAGCTCCAGTTCCTTCTGTGCCATTTACAACAGGTTTTACTTTTACAGTGTAAGTTCCGGCTTTAAGCCCCGGAATGTCAGCTCGGAAATAAGAACCATAACTTCTAATAAGCTGGTCGTCTATTTTCTGGTCTGTAAATCCGTTGCCTGTGTAATATACATTGTAAGTCTGGGCACCGCTGACCGGCTGCCATTTTACAAAAGCAGTTTCCAACCAGCCAGAAGCTTCATTAATTTGGATAGTTTGGGCCCATAATTGAACTGTCATGAGAAAGACAGCCACGAAAAGTAGGTTTTTTTTCATAAGGTTTGTTTAAGATAGTTAATAAAATAAGTAAGTGGTTTTACTTTCGATTTCAAGTGGTTTAATTGTAATCGATTACACAAAATTATATATTAATTTTTAATAGTATAATTTTTTTGCCAAAAAAAAGAGTATGCTTTAATTATTGTGCTTTTAAAATATTAAAAATGTAATAAATTGCATTAATTGTAATTTATTACATATTTTGTATTGAGTACGGAAAGCCGTATTTTTCTCGCTTTTTATAATTTCAAAAGTTAAACAAAAAAGAATAGAAGAGATCTGTAATTTTTTTTTATTACATAAATTACATTTGATTTTTTTGTAGGAAATAGATTCTTTTTGTGTTTTGAATAACAGATTATTCTTAAAAGTTTTAAATAGAATTTTGAATTGTCTTTCAAAATTTAGTCTATTTAGAAATAAAAAAAGCCCTTTTGATTTTACTCAAAAGGGCCTGAATTAATATTTTTTGACAGTTAGTTAGTCTTTACTAGAAAGTTTTGATAAAAGTCTTAAGAATTCGATATATAACCAAACCAATGTAATCATTAATCCCATTGCTCCGTACCATTCCATAAATTTTGGCATTTTTTCTCTGGCTCCTTTTTCAATTAAATCAAAATCTAGGAAAAGATTAAGAGCTGCTATGATAATAACAAAAACGCTAATCCCAATACTCATCATAGAGTTTCCATAATGAACAGGCTGCCAGCTGGTAAACATAGATACCACCCAAGAGATTAAGTAATAAGTAGCAATGGCCAATGTTGCCGCTACAACAACAGATTTGAACTGTTCCGTAACTTTAACAATTCTAAATTTGTATAAACCAAGGCAAACTAAGAAAGTAACAAGTGTTGCACCAACTGCATTAATTACTATTCCGGGAAATTTTAATTCAAATATTGCAGAAATACCTCCTATAAATAATCCTTCAAATAAAGCATATCCTGGTGCTAGGTAAGGAGATAGCTGTGGTTTGAACGAAGAAACTAATACTAAAATGAAACCAACAATTGCTCCTCCAATTGTAGGCAACATAGGGTTCATTCCGTTAAAAGCCATCCACCATGTTACCATAGCAGCTCCACATAAAATTAAAAATAAGATTGCTGTTTTGTTGATGGTTCCAGATACCGTCATTTCTTGATTGTAATCAATAATCTGAGCTTGGTGTACTTCTGTTCTTGATTCAGTATTAGACGAAAAACGCTTACTGTTTAAAAATGGATTTTTTGAATTAAAGTTCATATTTTAATACATTTAATTGAACCCAAATATATGGAGATTTTTTGATGTGCAGTTGCATAGAAGAAATTTTTAACATGAATTTCTGTTCTTTATTTAGGTCAAAAAAAAATCCATTAAAACTAATTTAATGGATTTTCGAATATTTTGATTTAAAGAAATTATCTTATTTTAATAAGTCTAAAACTAACGATGGGAATAAACCTAAAGCAATATTTAAAACAATTGATACTACAGCTGTAGCATAAATAAGGAATGGTCTTCCTGTTCTTTCTTGATTAGGTTCTTTAGAATACATTGCAATGATCAGTTTGAAATAATATCCAACACTAATGATAGAATTGATTACTGCAACGATTACTAAACCAATGTATCCCGCTTGAATTGTTTGATTGAATAGGAATAACTTAGCAAAGAATCCAGAGAAAATAGGAATTCCAGCCATTGATAATAATGATGCTGTTAGAACTGCAGCCAATAGCGGA
The Flavobacterium humidisoli DNA segment above includes these coding regions:
- a CDS encoding serine hydrolase domain-containing protein, producing MKKILFFALFLSFINPFYGQKNGSRAEEIRKQYKIPELAYAVVSSDSVLEIEVLGFQRYKSSHKAKINDIFRLGSITKTITSYIATTLVKEGKIKWNTKFFDLYPELKAESNPEIYNVTLQDFLTFRAPIPTWSYGNETPNQQEIKGNNQEQRYEFISWFFKQKQIVSEKQEWYGSNPSFVAAGLMLEKATGKSYESLVQELGKKLNINFGFGQPNVTDINQPWGHDENLKPEKSLVNYKLNWLSSAGNINVNLPDFCKFTQMQLQGLLGKSKVLSEEEFNKMHFGFPEFSFGWYSEINEKSGLKYSFHYGNPGTFLTKVYICKDIDKAFILFANVQSEEADKGLMLFLAELQKQYGG
- a CDS encoding S66 peptidase family protein, with translation MITPPYLQKGDTVALLATARKNIDDNLKPTIDLLHSWGLEAVIGSTIGLDYHQLAGTDEQRAADFQKQLDNPNIKAIWCVRGGYGTVRMLDLLDFTKFKQHPKWVIGFSDVTVLHNHLNTMGYKSIHGIMPVTVPRATPDAVSSLKAALFNEPISYSISPTPMNRFGSATGELVGGNLSILYSLLGSPSAIDCKDKILFIEDLDEYLYHIDRMMMNLRRNGCIENLKGIIIGGMTSMKDNEVPWGKNALEIIDDVTKKYNIPVIFNFPAGHIRDNRALIMGNTVSIEVTASGSTVTFKR
- a CDS encoding T9SS type A sorting domain-containing protein; the encoded protein is MKKNLLFVAVFLMTVQLWAQTIQINEASGWLETAFVKWQPVSGAQTYNVYYTGNGFTDQKIDDQLIRSYGSYFRADIPGLKAGTYTVKVKPVVNGTEGTGATTGNLTVTAHDRNGFAFESGRVPGGYKADGTPKDNAVILYITQNTKNTISMNITGASSNPCIGLQNILYAIKKGKDTRPFIIRLIGNITDMTVMEGGDVVIENANNAASYVTIEGIGDDAVANGWGVRLKSASNIEVSNLGFMNCNSTAGDNVGMQQDNDHVWVHNCDLFYGNAGSDADQIKGDGALDNKTSTYITLSYNHFWDNGKASLLGLSEGTTSGLYITYHHNWFDHSDSRHPRVRYYSAHIYNNYYDGVSKYGAGSTMGSSLFVEGNYFRNSKHPMLTSLQGSDIWDEANQVNNAGTMGTFSGEAGGSIKAFNNTFDASNGTNNMRFVAYNDPNPLYNISGKISSTTDFDAYVAATRGETVSSAVKSKSGANVYNNFDTDANLYVKNLVIDTPAAAKTKTTQYAGRVSGGDLKWTFNNATDDTSSLVITALKTALTNYTGTLVAVQGEGNPPAGTQTLTLTSASNNNQTVVSGTAISSIVFTWGGNATDATVTGLPASGLTFVKNTTSKTITISGTPTATVSYSIATSGTSGSPATGSGTVTVTPAGTQTLTSSGNNSQTVSSGTAIASIVFTWGGNATDATVTGLSASGLSFVKNTTAKTITITGTPTANVSYSVTTSGTAGTPVTASGTITVTTGSTGGSELHNFTTSGKTSTFYSITGNMNSTPGSVTYNGLTLTERLKIESSTSITYTTASASTLTLVFDSNFTGTIKVDNVSYTASAGIVIASIAAGSHTITKGSVANLFYISTVYGGNTLRMAAVTETTAKESTEAPKIVLYPNPVSSILYLSDPEYKVQKVLIYNISGNLVVNSGNSESIDTSGLIPGTYLAKIYTVDGSFNQTLIKK
- a CDS encoding MBL fold metallo-hydrolase: MTHCVRLLLCFLLVTTNIFSQKEKPSFSVVPLGVMGGIDEKNLSSYLIAPSNTTDYICLDAGTVNAGIEKAIEKKTFKVSTNEVLRKYIKGYLISHAHLDHVSGLIINSPADSSKTVYATNKCMEMMENHYFNDQTWANFGDSGPGFPLKKYHFQTLNLGEETALTNTKMTVKAFSLSHVNPFESTAFLVKSNNDYALYLGDTGPDEVEKSNNLRDLWTVVAPLVKAKQLKGIFIEVSFPNEQPDKFLFGHLTPNYLMKELHVLEELSGKGSLENFKIIITHLKPPTKNIAKIKEQLKAQNDLGLKIIYPEQGKKFEL
- a CDS encoding 3-hydroxyanthranilate 3,4-dioxygenase, which produces MAIAKPFNLTQWIDENRHLLKPPVGNKNLYVDSGDYIVMIVAGPNARKDYHYNETEELFYQLEGSIKVVIQEDGQRKEMELNAGDMYLHPAKVPHSPVRSEGSIGLVIERKRAGQGFTDGLLWHCDNCNHKLYEVYFELHNIEKDFLPHFEHFYNSEELRTCDNCGTVMETDSRFTAKK
- a CDS encoding Bax inhibitor-1/YccA family membrane protein, whose product is MNFNSKNPFLNSKRFSSNTESRTEVHQAQIIDYNQEMTVSGTINKTAILFLILCGAAMVTWWMAFNGMNPMLPTIGGAIVGFILVLVSSFKPQLSPYLAPGYALFEGLFIGGISAIFELKFPGIVINAVGATLVTFLVCLGLYKFRIVKVTEQFKSVVVAATLAIATYYLISWVVSMFTSWQPVHYGNSMMSIGISVFVIIIAALNLFLDFDLIEKGAREKMPKFMEWYGAMGLMITLVWLYIEFLRLLSKLSSKD
- a CDS encoding aldehyde dehydrogenase family protein; this translates as MTTIASQFGMKEALEKLGIKTINEGTSTGINNFSSGEILESYSPVDGKLIASVKMSTAADYEKTIQTAAEAFKTFRLIPAPQRGEIVRQFGEKLRQNKEALGKLVSYEMGKSLQEGYGEVQEMIDICDFAVGLSRQLHGLTMHSERPGHRMYEQYHPLGIVGIISAFNFPVAVWSWNTALAWISGDVCVWKPSEKTPLCGIACQNIIAQVIKENNLPEGISCLINGDYKIGELLTADTRIPLISATGSTRMGKIVAQTVAGRLGKSLLELGGNNAIIVTPDADIKMTVIGAVFGAVGTAGQRCTSTRRLIIHESIYDKVKDALVAAYKQLRIGNPLDENNHVGPLIDTHAVEMYAAALNKVVTEGGKILVEGGVLSGQGYESGCYVKPAIAEAENSFEIVQHETFAPVLYLIKYSGEVENAIEIQNGVAQGLSSAIMTNNLREAERFLSATGSDCGIANVNIGTSGAEIGGAFGGEKETGGGRESGSDAWKIYMRRQTNTINYTTNLPLAQGIKFDL
- a CDS encoding endonuclease/exonuclease/phosphatase family protein, whose amino-acid sequence is MPLKYKFCSIFLFSLTVLFSQPKKYKIHTIAFYNFENLYDTVNDEFTNDDEWTPNGAQRWTTEKYQQKLKNLARVISEIGMPENSNAPTLIGGAEIENRGVLEDLIKEPKLLPLDLGIIHFDSPDKRGIDVALLYQKKYFRPTSYSNIPLIIYKKEIIKKEQEEEVLDDEIEVKKEDKNRVFTRDQLLVSGFLEGEEIHIIVNHWPSRSGGEKATMIFREAAGKLNRKIIDSLQQINPQAKVLTMGDFNDGPFNKSIKTGLGAKGIKSEVAEFDVFNPFEELAKKGLGTIAYRDSWNIFDQIIMTESLIKADFSTFNFWKAGIFNKPYLIQNFGAYKGYPLRNTLSEAGFSDHFPVYIYLIKEF